Below is a genomic region from Tumebacillus amylolyticus.
GCAAGCAAATCCGGCTTGCGTCCCAACGACAACGGCGCCGAGGATCATCATCAGAAACGTGACGATGGTCGTAACCAGTGGCAAACGATAACCCATGAGTGAACCTCCTCCTCTCTAGTCTCAGTCAAACATCCAACCGCTTGCGACCCGCTTCAACGGGCCATACTAGAATCAACGATTACGCGGTTACGCCGTCGTCGTCGAGAGAGCCTTTTTTGGTCTTCTCACCGAAGTTGTACGGCTCCGAGGTAACATGCGGAAGCGCCTCGAAGTTGAACTCGGACGGCGGAGTTTGGGTGTGCGTCCACTCGAGAGTGTCTGCTCCCCACGGGTTGTCAGAGGTAACTTTCTTACCTTTGAACATGGAGTAGAACAGGTTGAAGACGAGCAACAGAGAAGCGAGACCGATCAGGTAGGAACCTGCAGTAGCCACTCGGTTGAGCGTTTCGAGTTCCGGTTGGTAGTAGAACACGCGGCGCGGCATCCCTTTCATACCGATGAGGAACATCGGGAAGAAGGTGATGTTCGTACCGATGAAGTACAGCCAGAACGAGAACTGACCAAACTTCTCCATGTACATGCGGCCGGAGACTTTCGGGAACCAGTAGAACATACCAGCGATGATCGCAACCATCGAGCCGCCGAAGACGACATAGTGGAAGTGACCGATAACGAAGTAGGTGTCATGCAAGTTCAAGTCGATCGGAACCGCACCGAGGAAGACCCCGGACAGACCACCGATGGTGAACAGACCGATGAAGCCAAGAGACGCGAACAACATCGGAGTGGTGTACTTGATCGAACCGCCCCAGAGGGTAGCCAACCAGTTGAAGATCTTGATGGCCGTCGGAACCGCGATGATCATGGAAGTGATCATGAACGGAATCCCGGAGGACATTTGCATACCTGCTACGAACATGTGGTGAGCCCAGACCAAGAAGCCGAGGAAACCGATCATAACAGAGGAGTATGCGATTGCTTTGTAACCGAAGATCGGTTTACGAGCAAAGACCGGCATGATCTCGGAGACGATACCCATCGCCGGGATGACCATGACGTAAACAGCCGGGTGAGAATAGAACCAGAACAGATGCTGGTACATCATCGGGTCACCACCGTTTGCTACATCGTAGAACGCGGTGTGAGCGTGACGGTCCAAGAGCAGGGTCGTTACTGCACCCGCCAGTGCCGGCGTACCGAACAACTGAATGAAGGAAGTTACCAAGTTCGCCCATACGAACAGCGGCATGCGGTTGAGCGTCATGCCCGGAGCGCGCATGTTGAGCGTGGTAACGATGAAGTTGATTGCTGCCAAAATCGACGAGAGACCCAGAATGTGGACTGCGGTGACCCACAGGTCCAGACCTGCGCCTTGCGATTGGATCGAGTACGGCGGATATGCCGTCCAGCCGACATCCGGAACTGCGCCTACCAGGAACGAGACGAACAGCACGAGGCCGCCCAACAGGAAGAGCCAGTAGGACAGAGCGTTCATTTTCGGGAACGCCATATCGTATGCGCCGATCATGATCGGTACCAAATAGTTACCGAACGCGCCGGTCAGCATCGGAATGATCCAGAGGAAGATCATGATCGTACCATGCACGGTGAACGCTTGGTTGAACTGTTGAGGTTCGAGAACCACAGAGTTCGGAAGCGCCAGCTGGGTACGGATCAGGATTGCAGCCGCACCACCAACAAAGAAGAACACCAGCGAGGTGAACAGGTACATCAGACCGATCTTCTTATGGTCGACGGTGAGGATCCAATCACGGAAGAACGACTTGCGTTTAACCTCTCCCGTAGCTGCCAAGTTTTACACCCCCAACGTGATTTGAGTAGTTATTGTTACTTAAGGGTCTTGATGTAATCGACTACGTTCTTCAGCGATTCATCATCGAGTTGGAACGTAGGCATCATGCCCGGTTGGAAACCTTCCGCGACTTTCGCGTTCGGGTTGGTGATCGACTCTTTGATGTACGCATCGTCAGCCTTGACGGTTTGACCGTTCGCAAGCTTGTGGTCGGAGTCTGCGAGACCCTTCCAGCTCGGACCTGCGGACTTGCCGCCGTCGATGGTGTGGCAAGACGTACAACCGTTCGCTTGAATAACAGACGCTGCGTCCGTTTTCTTGCGGGTTTTCTCGGTTTCTACCCAAGAGTCAAATTGCTTGCCATCGTCGATGAAGAGATTCGCCAACATCTTCGAGTGGTTGTTCCCGCAGTACTCGGCGCAGATGATGCGCTCTTTGTACTCGGTCCCTGCTTGTGCAATGTCTTTGACATTGACGGTAAACGAAGTTACACGGCCCGGAACAGCATCCTGCTTCATGCGGAATTCCGGAATCCAGAACGAGTGGATTACGTCCTTAGACGAGATCTTGAACATGACGTTGCGGTCATTCGGTACATGGAGCTCGCCGTAAGACTTCGCGCCGTTCGGATACTCGAACTGCCATGCCCATTTCATACCGGTGACTTTGATTTCGTAGACGTCACTCGGCGGGGTTTGGATGGTGTAAACCATCCCGGAACTCCACACCCCGATAAAGACCAGAATCAACGCCGGAATGAGGGTCCAGATGACTTCAGCCTTGGTGCTGCCATGGATCGCATATCCTTGCTTATCCGGATGTTTACGCTTGTACCGAATAAGGAAGATTGCCAAGAGGCCTTCGACCAGAACAAACACGACAAGAGTGATCCAGAAGATCATACCAAACAGACCGTCGATGTCTTTTGCGGTCTGGGTCAGCGCCTCTGGAAACCCAAAATTAAATCCTCCCACTTGTCCTCCTCCTATCTACGAATAATTGCCTGTGGAACACGCAACCAGTGCAACGAAAACTCGACGTGTTCAGACAGCATTCTACCATCGTATTATACTAGTTCTTCGGTTCTTCATGTTTTCTTTTTTGTGTCCAATTTGGTCATTTTCTTGACAAAAGTGTGTCTGCGGACATGAAATCTTCGTTTTTTAGAGGCATACTTCGAAGAGCTCACTCTCGTCTGACCCCCATCACTCCCTATCAATCATTCGGGTTTTGAATCATATGCAGTATAACAGGTCAAGACATGCAGATGATAGGGGTTTGTCGCAATTTGTAACATCTAGCAGAACTAGAAAAAAACCCTCTCCAGACTTAGGAGAGGGTTTCTTGATTCTCGGAATGTTCACGCGACGGGCGCGGCGGCAGTTTGCCGAGGTATTGGTAGAGGTTGCATTCAATTCTACCATTATAGAGTTTGCGTTTTTTGTCCGCTCTTTTTCCATAGAATTGCTCGAACATGAGATTCGAGGTCAGCACGAACACGGAGAGCGTGTCATTTTTGCGGGCGATGTCGCCGAGTTCTTTGTAGGCGCGCTCCACTTCCTTGCGTTCGCCAATCCGTTCACCATACGGCGGGTTGGAGACGATGACGCCGTATTGCTGGTCGAGGCTCATCTTGGCGACCGGCAAGTTTTTCAACTTGATCGCTTCCCCGAGCTTCGCTTGGCGGATGTGATAGTTTGCCAGCGACAACACTTCCGGGTCGATGTCAGAGCCGAGGATTTCCAACGGCAGATCGAACTTGGCGAGGTCTTTCGCTTCTTGGCGGGCGCGATCCCAGATCGACTGCGAAATCGTCGGCCAGTTCTGTGCGGAGAAGTCTCGATGCAGACCCGGCGCGATGTTTCGGCCGATCATCGCAGCTTCAATCGGGATCGTGCCCGAACCGCAGAACGGATCGATAAACGGACGATGCGGAGCCCAACGGCTGAGGTCAACCAGCGCTGCAGCCAGCGTTTCTTTGAGCGGGGCTTGGGCGGTCAACTGACGATAACCGCGCTTGTGCAAACCAACGCCCGAGGTGTCGATGGTGATCGTCGCGATGTCTTTGAGCAACGACACTTGAATGCGGTACATCGCGCCCGTTTCTTGGAACCACTCGATGTTGTACGCTTCCTTCAACTTCTCGACGACCGCTTTCTTGACGATCCCTTGGCAAGCCGGGACGGAGGAAAGTTGGGACTTCTGCGACTTCCCGTCAACGGGGAATTCGGCGTCCTGCGGGATCCAATCCGGCCAATTCAGGGCTTTGGTGCCTTCGAACAGTTCATCGAAGGTAGTCGCTTTGAACTCGCCCATTTTGATCAAGATTCGATCGGCGGTGCGCAACCAGAGGTTGCAACGGGCGATGGCACTTTCGTCTCCTTCGAACTCCACGCGACCGTTGTCGGTGCGCACGTTCGTATAGCCGAGATTTTTTACTTCGCGAGACACGATCGCTTCGAGGCCCATCGGGGCCGTGGCGATCAGGGTGATTTTCGTCATGGGGTATCCACTTCCGTTTTCTCTTGGATTCTTATGTAGTGTTGCACGTTCCGCAATCCATCATCCATTATACCGCTGGAATTGCAAAAACTCGACATTATTTCCCAAGCAATAGTCCTCCTCGACAAAAAAGACCAGCACCGACATGCGGTTCTGGTCTTCTATAAGGTAATGGGGTCGGGAGACCCAGGTGAAACACAATGCCCTCCACTCATCTCTTCTGGCTCAAAAATCGCCTCAGCTCCACTGCTCAACTCTACTCAAATCAACTTCAGCCCGTTCTGAATCAGGCTTCTCAACTCAGGCTTCTCGGCAGCGATCTGTTCCAAGATCTCACGTACTTGGCTCTGACCTTCTGAGAGAACGCGATGTGCGGTGAGAAGTTCGAGGATTTCGACATGAAGCAACCAATCTCGGACTCCGTGTTCCTCGATCTGATCGAGGACGAATTGCACGCCCTCTTCCAAACGATCACGGCTCGGCTTGCTTTCACGCAAATCCCGAATGCTCCGGTACAGCGAATGCACAAGTTTCTCCACGTCGATGTAGTTCGGGCGAACGGTGCGCGTCTCAGACGGTTTGTAGGCGTGTGCATGGAACCGTTCCGGATCGGCGACGCCGGCGTACACAGACGTGATCGCCTGACCGACCGCCATATCGAACGTTCCCCATGCGGCTTCAAAAAGTACCGTATCCGCAAGCGTCACGGTACACGCTTCAAACCCGATCAACACAAGTTGGCCGCCTTCACGGTGGACATACTTCACCACACCCTGTACATGCACGCCGGATGCAAACTCCAACAGGGTTTGATGCCCGGTCACAATTCCGTGCTCGCGAAGTTGCGCGTCTGTAAACTCCTCCAACGGCGTCTCGATTCCACGCAACAACCCGATCGGAGAGCCGAATCCTTGGCTGTGGTAGTCGATGCCGTGCCCCGGCAGTTCCTGATCGGCAAACGCCAAGGCAGTCGGGCCTGTCGTCTTCAAGTAGACGGCTTCCCCCGCTTCATCAAACTCCAAAGCGGTGAATTCACCACTCACTTGCAGACCGGAGGAGTAGACAGCGGTGGCCGGCGAGCCGGAATCCAACGCTTTTTTCAAGCTGGAAGTCCCGCCTACACGGAACGCCATCGTGTCGGCAAAGCGCTCCACCGCTTGCGTCAACTCGTCGAAATCGCGGCAGACGAACAATTGCGGCTGCGGACGGGTGATGTCAAAGTCGGTCGCGAGCACGCCCTCAAGCGTAAACGGAATCCGTTCAACCGGGGGCAACAAACAACTGCGGCTCTCCCCCATCGAAGACAGCAATCCCGCGCCGTACAGCTTCGGATCGTCAACTTCACCGATCAAACCGTATTCCACGGTCCACCAGTAGATGCGGGAGATCAACGTTTCTTCAGAAATCTCCGTCTTGGCAGCCAAGGCAGCGTCCAAGTTCTGCTCCGCTTGGAGGATGTCCTCCTGCGTGGCGCTCGGGTCTTCCTTCAAAATCGACACCAACCGCATCGCTTCGTAGACCGCGACGTCCTGTTTGGAAGACAGGGCCTTCGCCCCAATGCCTCCAAAGAGTTTGAGAAACTCTCCATACCCCGGATGGATCAACATCGGGGCATGGCCGGCCGATTCGTGGATGATGTCGGGAGCCGGGGTGTAGGCGATGTTCTGGAACATGCGAATGTCGCTCGAGATCGGCAACAAGCCATGCGCTTGGAAATCAAAAAACGTGACAGACGGAATGAACCCGTCAATCGCAACGGCGCCCCATCCATGCGGAGCCAGCACCTCGTTCATTTCCTCCACGCGCGGAATTCGCTCAACAGACATGCCCGTGAACGCCAGACCGTCCCGATACGAGCCGAACCCCTTTTCGCTCAAAAACGCGCTGTTTTGGCGCAGAACATAACGCCACACAGCCTGGTCAACCGGCGTATAGCGCGGATAATCCTGTTCCACCACAAACGGGCGCAGATGCGCAGGGATGCGTTTCGTTGAAGGTACGGTACTGGTTGTCATCGCTTACTCCTCCTCATTGTGAGATTCTGGTTCGAACGCTTTATTACCCAAAAGCATAAAAGCCTAACAGCGTTAAAGCTATCCTAGCACGGTCGCTTCGATGTGGCAAGGAGTTATTTTGTGGTATACTAGTCCATGTGATTTTACATAACGAGGGAGATGTTAGAGACATGACGACGCATCCGACCCCGGCTGCAGAACAGCCGAAAAATGAAGCCCTGATGACCCTGGAGGGCTGGTACGTTCTCCATGACTTCCGCAAGATCGACTGGGAAGCGTGGAAAATGGCTGATGAAGAAGACCGCCAAGCAGCGTTGGACGAGCTCCAATCCCTGCGTGCTTCTTGGACGCAAAACCAAGCAGACAAAAACGGCAGCACCGCTCATTACAGCATCATCGGTCACAAAGCGGACATGGTCTTCATGTTCCTGCGCCCGACTTTTGAAGAGCTGCAAGAAGTGGAGCTTGCGTTCAACAAAAGCAAGTTCGCCGACTTTACGATCCCGACCTATTCGTACGTGTCCGTGGTGGAACTCTCCAACTACGTCAACACGCCGGGCGAAGACCCGTACGCGAACCCGCAAGTCCGCGAGCGCCTCTACCCGGAACTGGCTCCGTACAAGCACATTTGCTTCTACCCGATGAACAAAAAGCGCTCCGGCGCTGACAACTGGTACTCTCTGACCATGGACGAGCGTCGCACCCTCATGCGTTCGCACGGCATGACCGGCCGCAAGTACGCAGGCAAGATCAAGCAGATCATCACCGGCTCCGTCGGCTTCGACGAGTGGGAATGGGGCGTCACGCTGTTCTCCAACGATCCGGTGAACTTCAAGCACATCGTCTACGAGATGAGATTCGACGAAGTCTCCGCGAAGTACGGCGAGTTCGGCGACTTCCTCGTGGGGAACTTGCTTGAGGATGATGCGCTGGTGAAAATGCTGGCGATCTAGGTTTTTCGGGCTTTTTCTGAGCCCGAAACGCACGAACGTATCGTATTGAACTTTGGAATCGTCAGTACGATACGCTCCGAGCGTAGTTTGCACCCCTCGATGAAGGACATCGGAGGGGTTTTTTCATGAACAAAAACGAATTGCAACCCGTAACCCGTCCTCACCGCCACGCACACCCACTGTACCTTTCAGCTAAGAAGATGGCTAGAGCACGAGGAGCTCTAACACCTGTTGCCTACGTCTCACCTCGTTGAAGAAGTCCGCGACTACACTATAATTTGGATTTCGTGATGATGTGTGATGAAGACTCTCATGCTTGACACTGGTATTCGCATCAACGAAGTTCTCTCTATTGAAAAGAGAACCACCGTTTTTTTTAATAATCAAATAGTTATCACCGACAGAAAATACGAAACATTCCAAGTTGAGTTATGATAAAATGTAGTGAATGTATAACGTAGTTAACCCTTATGAACAAAGGAGAACTAAAAATGAGAAAGCTCGTTCTATTTCTGCACGCATCACTTGACGGTTTTGTAGAAGGTCCGAACGGTGAAATGGACATTGGCTGGGTTTCCCATGATGCTGACATGGAGAAGCACGCGAAAGAGATTCTGAGTACTGCCGACACTGTCATATGGGGACGTGGGACTTATCAGATGATGCACAGTTACTGGACATCTGTGCCTTCGGACCCCTCATCTTCGCAGCATGAATTGGATCATGCCGAGTGGATCGAAAAGACAGCCAAAATCGTTTTTTCCACGTCGCTGGAGAAAGTCGAATGGAACAATTCCAGACTGGTGAAAGAAGATGTCGAGGAAGAGATCAAGAACCTCAAACAACAGCCAGGCAAGGATATGGTCATCCTCGGCAGTCCTAGGTTAGCACACTACCTTATGCAGCTTGATTTAATAGATGAGTATAAAATTACGGTTTCTCCCGTCCTGATCGGCAGCGGGCTGCCGTTATTCCAAGGTCTCAAGGAGAAGATCAATCTTAAACTAATCGAAAACAAGACCTTTGATTCTGGAGCCATAGCCCTCGTTTACCAGACGATTAGATAGCTCAATAAGCCGCCTCTTCAACGAGGCGGTTTTCTTATCGTAAAGACCAACATCAGGATTTTGGCGGATGGATACAAGCGTATCGTTCAGATTGCGAATACGGTTTGATGTGAAAAATACGATTGCAACTCTGAGCAGTACGGCGAGTTCGGCGACTTCGTGTGAACCACAATACGTACACCACGGGTATGTCCTGTGGTGTTTTTTATGTAAAGAAGGGGAATTTTGATGAATCTGTACGGCACTGCGATCTATATTCGAACGCTTGAACTCTCGGCCGCAGAAGCGATGTTGCGTTTGGAAGTGAGCAATCGGGGTCTCTTTTTGCGGGGGCCGTTGCAGAGCTGCTATGTGGGGATTTTTAACTTCGGGAGTTGACCTTCACGTTACGTCAAGCTGTACAGTGGAATTGTCAGGAGGCGATCACACTTGGAATATACCGTGCAAAAGCTTGGCCAGTTAGCGGGGATCAGCACCAGGACGCTTCGGTATTATGACGAAATCGGCATCCTCAAGCCGACTCGAATCAACTCGTCGGGGTACCGGATTTATGGTCAGGCGGAAGTGGACTCCTTGCAACAAATCCTGTTCTACCGGGAGCTTGGGCTCAGTTTGGAAAGCATACGGGAGATCATCACCGACCCTTCGTTTGACGGGACCCGAGCTCTACGAGACCACCGTGAACAACTCCTCGACAAACGAAAGCAATTAGACTTGCTGATTGCCAACGTGGAAAAAACAATCGCATCGTCCGAAGGGAGAATTCACATGAGCGACCAAGAGAAATTCGAAGGTTTCAAGCAAAACATGATCGAGGAAAACGAACGAAAGTACGGCAAGGAAATTCGTGAAAAATACGGTGAGGACACCGTCAACAAGTCCAACGAAAAAGTAAAAAATATGACCCAAGAACAACACGCCGAAGTCACCCGCTTGGCAGAGGAACTTGCCACCACACTGGCAGATGCCTTCCAAACCGGAGATCCGGCAGGCGATCTCGCGCAAAAAGCGGCCGATCTGCACAAGCAATGGTTGATGTTCTACTGGGCGCAATACAGCAAGGAAGCCCATGCCGGACTTTCTCAAATGTATGTCGATGACGAACGCTTCCGAGCACACTACGATGCCAAACAACCGGGCACTGCCGAGTTCCTGCGGGATGCCATTCACATCTAC
It encodes:
- the ctaD gene encoding cytochrome c oxidase subunit I — translated: MAATGEVKRKSFFRDWILTVDHKKIGLMYLFTSLVFFFVGGAAAILIRTQLALPNSVVLEPQQFNQAFTVHGTIMIFLWIIPMLTGAFGNYLVPIMIGAYDMAFPKMNALSYWLFLLGGLVLFVSFLVGAVPDVGWTAYPPYSIQSQGAGLDLWVTAVHILGLSSILAAINFIVTTLNMRAPGMTLNRMPLFVWANLVTSFIQLFGTPALAGAVTTLLLDRHAHTAFYDVANGGDPMMYQHLFWFYSHPAVYVMVIPAMGIVSEIMPVFARKPIFGYKAIAYSSVMIGFLGFLVWAHHMFVAGMQMSSGIPFMITSMIIAVPTAIKIFNWLATLWGGSIKYTTPMLFASLGFIGLFTIGGLSGVFLGAVPIDLNLHDTYFVIGHFHYVVFGGSMVAIIAGMFYWFPKVSGRMYMEKFGQFSFWLYFIGTNITFFPMFLIGMKGMPRRVFYYQPELETLNRVATAGSYLIGLASLLLVFNLFYSMFKGKKVTSDNPWGADTLEWTHTQTPPSEFNFEALPHVTSEPYNFGEKTKKGSLDDDGVTA
- a CDS encoding aromatic amino acid hydroxylase — translated: MTTSTVPSTKRIPAHLRPFVVEQDYPRYTPVDQAVWRYVLRQNSAFLSEKGFGSYRDGLAFTGMSVERIPRVEEMNEVLAPHGWGAVAIDGFIPSVTFFDFQAHGLLPISSDIRMFQNIAYTPAPDIIHESAGHAPMLIHPGYGEFLKLFGGIGAKALSSKQDVAVYEAMRLVSILKEDPSATQEDILQAEQNLDAALAAKTEISEETLISRIYWWTVEYGLIGEVDDPKLYGAGLLSSMGESRSCLLPPVERIPFTLEGVLATDFDITRPQPQLFVCRDFDELTQAVERFADTMAFRVGGTSSLKKALDSGSPATAVYSSGLQVSGEFTALEFDEAGEAVYLKTTGPTALAFADQELPGHGIDYHSQGFGSPIGLLRGIETPLEEFTDAQLREHGIVTGHQTLLEFASGVHVQGVVKYVHREGGQLVLIGFEACTVTLADTVLFEAAWGTFDMAVGQAITSVYAGVADPERFHAHAYKPSETRTVRPNYIDVEKLVHSLYRSIRDLRESKPSRDRLEEGVQFVLDQIEEHGVRDWLLHVEILELLTAHRVLSEGQSQVREILEQIAAEKPELRSLIQNGLKLI
- a CDS encoding THUMP domain-containing class I SAM-dependent RNA methyltransferase, with the translated sequence MTKITLIATAPMGLEAIVSREVKNLGYTNVRTDNGRVEFEGDESAIARCNLWLRTADRILIKMGEFKATTFDELFEGTKALNWPDWIPQDAEFPVDGKSQKSQLSSVPACQGIVKKAVVEKLKEAYNIEWFQETGAMYRIQVSLLKDIATITIDTSGVGLHKRGYRQLTAQAPLKETLAAALVDLSRWAPHRPFIDPFCGSGTIPIEAAMIGRNIAPGLHRDFSAQNWPTISQSIWDRARQEAKDLAKFDLPLEILGSDIDPEVLSLANYHIRQAKLGEAIKLKNLPVAKMSLDQQYGVIVSNPPYGERIGERKEVERAYKELGDIARKNDTLSVFVLTSNLMFEQFYGKRADKKRKLYNGRIECNLYQYLGKLPPRPSREHSENQETLS
- the coxB gene encoding cytochrome c oxidase subunit II, whose amino-acid sequence is MGGFNFGFPEALTQTAKDIDGLFGMIFWITLVVFVLVEGLLAIFLIRYKRKHPDKQGYAIHGSTKAEVIWTLIPALILVFIGVWSSGMVYTIQTPPSDVYEIKVTGMKWAWQFEYPNGAKSYGELHVPNDRNVMFKISSKDVIHSFWIPEFRMKQDAVPGRVTSFTVNVKDIAQAGTEYKERIICAEYCGNNHSKMLANLFIDDGKQFDSWVETEKTRKKTDAASVIQANGCTSCHTIDGGKSAGPSWKGLADSDHKLANGQTVKADDAYIKESITNPNAKVAEGFQPGMMPTFQLDDESLKNVVDYIKTLK
- a CDS encoding MerR family transcriptional regulator, coding for MEYTVQKLGQLAGISTRTLRYYDEIGILKPTRINSSGYRIYGQAEVDSLQQILFYRELGLSLESIREIITDPSFDGTRALRDHREQLLDKRKQLDLLIANVEKTIASSEGRIHMSDQEKFEGFKQNMIEENERKYGKEIREKYGEDTVNKSNEKVKNMTQEQHAEVTRLAEELATTLADAFQTGDPAGDLAQKAADLHKQWLMFYWAQYSKEAHAGLSQMYVDDERFRAHYDAKQPGTAEFLRDAIHIYTGMKK
- a CDS encoding dihydrofolate reductase family protein, translated to MRKLVLFLHASLDGFVEGPNGEMDIGWVSHDADMEKHAKEILSTADTVIWGRGTYQMMHSYWTSVPSDPSSSQHELDHAEWIEKTAKIVFSTSLEKVEWNNSRLVKEDVEEEIKNLKQQPGKDMVILGSPRLAHYLMQLDLIDEYKITVSPVLIGSGLPLFQGLKEKINLKLIENKTFDSGAIALVYQTIR
- the hemQ gene encoding hydrogen peroxide-dependent heme synthase, with the translated sequence MTTHPTPAAEQPKNEALMTLEGWYVLHDFRKIDWEAWKMADEEDRQAALDELQSLRASWTQNQADKNGSTAHYSIIGHKADMVFMFLRPTFEELQEVELAFNKSKFADFTIPTYSYVSVVELSNYVNTPGEDPYANPQVRERLYPELAPYKHICFYPMNKKRSGADNWYSLTMDERRTLMRSHGMTGRKYAGKIKQIITGSVGFDEWEWGVTLFSNDPVNFKHIVYEMRFDEVSAKYGEFGDFLVGNLLEDDALVKMLAI